The Polypterus senegalus isolate Bchr_013 unplaced genomic scaffold, ASM1683550v1 scaffold_2078, whole genome shotgun sequence genome includes a window with the following:
- the LOC120522759 gene encoding F-box/LRR-repeat protein 7-like, which translates to MRCSKVTCISLTREATIKLSPMHGKQISIRYLDMTDCFVLEDEGLHTIAAHCTQLTHLYLRRCVRITDEGLRYLVIYCTSVKELSVSDCRFISDFGLREIAKLESRLRYLSIAHCSRITDVGIRYIAKYCSKLRYLNARGCEGITDHGLEYLAKNCGKLKSLDIGKCPLVSDAGLEFLALNCFNLKRLSLKSCESITGRGLQIVAANCFDLQMLNIQDCDITVEALRFVKRHCKRCVIEHTNPAFF; encoded by the coding sequence GTTGCTCCAAGGTGACATGCATCAGTTTGACTAGAGAAGCCACAATCAAGCTCTCCCCAATGCATGGCAAGCAAATCTCCATCCGCTACCTTGACATGACTGACTGTTTTGTCTTGGAGGATGAAGGACTCCACACAATTGCTGCCCACTGTACGCAGCTCACTCACCTCTATCTTCGCCGCTGTGTGCGCATCACAGATGAAGGCCTGCGCTATTTGGTCATCTATTGCACCTCAGTGAAGGAACTAAGCGTTAGTGACTGCCGTTTCATAAGTGACTTTGGCTTGCGGGAGATTGCTAAATTGGAGTCACGGCTGAGATACCTCAGCATTGCCCACTGCAGTCGTATCACCGATGTAGGTATTCGGTATATAGCCAAATACTGCAGCAAACTGCGATACCTGAATGCCAGGGGCTGTGAAGGCATCACGGACCATGGTCTTGAGTACCTTGCCAAAAACTGTGGTAAGCTCAAATCTTTGGATATCGGCAAATGCCCTCTGGTCTCTGATGCTGGCCTGGAGTTCTTGGCCTTGAACTGCTTTAACCTAAAACGACTAAGTCTCAAATCATGTGAGAGCATTACAGGCAGAGGTTTGCAGATTGTAGCTGCCAACTGCTTCGATCTACAGATGTTGAACATCCAGGACTGTGATATCACAGTGGAGGCTCTTCGCTTTGTGAAACGCCACTGTAAACGGTGTGTGATTGAACACACTAATCCAGCCTTTTTCTAA